Genomic segment of Truepera radiovictrix DSM 17093:
TACGCTCACCGCCACCCTCACGCCCAGCGAGGGGCGGCGGGTGCAAGCGAGCGCCACCTTTCGTGTGCAGCGCGCCCAGCGCGCCGCTCAGACCTACTACCTCGACTGCCACGCCGGCGACGACCGCCACGCCGGTACCACCCCGGAACGCGCCTGGAGGACGCTTTCACGGGCCCACCGGGCCGAGCTGAGAGCGGGCGACGCGCTCCTCTTGAAGCGCGGCTGCGCCTGGCGCGGACCGCTCGAGGTGCGCTGGCACGGCACCGCCGAGCGCCCCGTCCGGGTCGGTGCCTACGGCGTGGGGGCAGATCCTCTCATCCACGACGGGGCTTGGGTCAACGTCGACGTCACCGGCTCGCACGTGGTGGTCGAGCACGTAGAGGCGACCATGGACACCACCGCGATGCCCCGCGACCCCACGTGCGACGACCAACCCTACGGTTGGCGCGTCGGTTTTCATCTGGCACCGGGCGCCGAGCACGTCACCTTGCGCCACGTCAAGGCTTCGGGGCACACTGCGGGCGTTCACGTCGCCAAAGGGGCCCGTTACAACCGGGTCGTCCACAGCGCGTTCACCCACAACACGGTGATGAGCCAGCTGAGCCGCGCGCACCCCGACGACGACTCGGGCGCTTGGGGGGTGCTCCTTAACGGCGACCACAACGTGGTGGCCTACAACCGTTTCGGCGACAACGTCGGGTGCTCGCACGATTACGGCGAGGATGGCGCGGCCGTCGAGGTCTACGGCGCGGTGGGCAACGCGGTGCACCACAACCTCTCGGTCGACGACCTCGCCTTTTCGGAGCTCGGTGGGGAGCGTGGCAGCCGCACCCGCGACACCCTCTACGCGTACAACCTCGTCGTCTCGAGACGCCAGGGTGCGCAATTTCTGGTTTTGAGGGGGGCCCAGAGCGCTTGGGGGCCGACCGCCAACACCGAGGTCTACCACAACACGGTGTACCTCACGGGCGCGCGCAGCGAGGGTCTGGTCTGCTACGGCGGCTGCAGCGAGGGGGTCCTCGCGGCCCACAACAACGTCTTCTGGGTCGAACACAAGGCGATCTACGCCGACGGCCCGTTCTCGGAATCGCACAACCTCTTCTGGCGTAGCGGCGGCGACCCGTGGCTCGACCTCACGGGGACGCGCTTGCACGCTACCTCGAAGATCGCTCGGCCCCGCTTCGTCGACCCCGACGCCATCGATTTCAGACCCCGCCCCGACAGCCCGACGGTCGACGCGGGCGCCCCCCTCGCGCGCAGCTTCGGCGCCGACCTCGGCGGGGTACCGGTGCCGCAGCGCGGCGCGGCCGACATCGGTGCCTACGAGTGGGACGGCCCCCTCAGGGCGAGCTTTTAGGGCGGTCCCACCGAGAGAGCCCCTCGGCAGCAGCGGCGTCACCGTGTCACCGTTATGATGTGGCCCATGGCAGCAGCGCAACCCACCAACGTCGCCTTTATCGGTCTCGGTACGATGGGCGCCCCCATGGCCGCGCGCCTCGTAGCGGCGGGGTTCGACGTCACCGTGCACAACCGCACCCGCGAGCGCGAACGGCTGGTCTCGGGGGCGCGCCGCGCGCCGACGCCGCGGGCCGCTGCAGAGGGCCAGGACGTGGTGATCACCATGGTGAGCGACACCGCCGACGTCGAGGCCGTCGTGCTCGGCCCGGAGGGCGCGCTCCACGGGATGCGGTCCGGAGCCGTGCTCATCGACATGAGCACGATCAGCCCGACGCGAACGCGCGAGGTCGCGCAGGCGCTACAAGCGCGCGGCGTGGCGATGCTCGACGCGCCCGTTTCGGGCGGCTCCGAGGGGGCGGAGCGGGGCACGCTGACGATCATGGTCGGCGGTGACGCCGCGGTGCTGGCGCGGGTCCGCCACGTCTTGGCACAGCTCGGGCGCACGGTCACGCACGTCGGACCTTCGGGGAGCGGCCAGCTCGCCAAAGCGATCAACCAGGTGATCATCGCGGGGACCTACGCGGCGGTCGCCGAGGGGATGGCCTTGGGGCTCGCGGCGGGGCTCGAGATGGACGGGGTCGTCGCGGCCCTCGCAGAGGGGGCGGCGGGGTCGTGGGTGCTGCAAAACCGCAGCACCAACATGCTTAAGGGCAGCTACCCCTTGGGGTTTCGCACGCGGCTGCACCGCAAGGACTTGGGGATCGCCCTCGCCGAAGCGCGCGCGCTAGGGGTGCCGCTGCCCGTCGCGGCCTTTGTCGAACAGTTAGAAACCGGCCTCATCGCGCGCGGTTACGGTGACGAGGACGTCTCGAACCTCGCCCGCACGGTGCGCGAGGCGGCGGGGCTCGACTGAGCGCCCCAAAGCGTTGCGGCGCAGCGCGTAGGGGGTGCGCTGCGCCGCAACGGGGAAGCTCGGCTGCTTAGCCGCTGGTGATTTCGATCTTGCGCGCTTTGGCCGCCGCCGCTTTGGGCATGGTGAGCGTCAGGAGCCCTTCGTGCACGCTCGCCTGGATGTTGTCGAGTTCGACGCTGGCGGGCAGGCTGACGGTGCGGCTAAACTGACCGCGGGGGATCGTCTGCAGCCAGTAACGGCGCCCTTCGTCGGCGACGTTGGGCAGCGTACCGCTGATGGTCAGCTGGCGCCCCTCGACGCTGACGTCGAGATCCTGGACGTGCACGCCGGGAACGGCCATCTCGAGCACCACGTTGTCAGCGGTTTCGTAGAGGTCGACCGGGTAACCGTACGCCCACGAGCTGGTGTTGAGCATCGGCGAGGCGAGCTGTTCAAAGAGCCGGTCGAACTCCCTGAAAAGGCTCCCCGCACCCTCCGTGAGATCCCAGCGCTGAACTGGCACCGGGCGCGCATCTTGAGCACGAACCATGGCCATACTGAAACCTCCTCGTGTGCTGTGATTAAGGCTTTCGCCTTACACTGGGCATTATAAAACATGAGCCTGTTCTTGTCAAGTATTCTCACCGCTTCTCATCATATTTTCTCGTGTTCTCACAGTAACCACATTGCGCCGCGGTGGTGTACGCTGCGCTTTTACGGGGCGCTAACGCATAGACTGTCCTCATGACCACGCTTTTTCCCCGGCACCCGGTGTGGGGCGACCTGCCCGCCTACCGGCGCGACCCGCTCGGGTTTGGCCGCACGTTGACCGCGCAGCGCCGAGTTGCGCGCGCGCGCTTCTTTACCAAGCGCGTCTTTTTTATCACCGAGCCCGAGCTTATCCACCAGGTGCTGGTGCGCGACGCCGCCAAGTTCCGCAAGTCCCCCGCGTACAAGGTGCTCGAGCCCACCTTGGGGCAGGGGCTCTTGACCTCGGACGGCGACTTCTGGCGGCGGCAGCGGCGGCTCGCCCAACCTGCCTTTCACCACGCGCGCGTCGCGAGCTACGCCGACATCATGGTGCGCTACGCCCAAGAGCGCCGCGCGTCGTGGCGCCCCGGCCAGCTCCTGGCGATCAACCACGAGATGATGGCGCTCACCCTGCGGGTCGTCGCCAAGGCCTTGTTCGACACCGACATCACCGCCCAGGCAGGGCGCGTCAAGGAGGCCCTCGAAACCCTGCTGCACGTCGCTACCGAGACCATCACGACGCCCATCCCGCTCCCCGCTTGGCTACCGACGCCCCGCAACCGGCGCTCGCAGCGCGCCACCAGAGCGCTCGACGAGATCGTTTACGAGATGATCGACGCGCGGCGCCGCTCGGGCGACGACACCGGCGACCTGTTGTCGATGCTGCTCGCCGCCGTCGACGACGAGGGCCAGGGGATGAGCGACAAAGCCGTGCGCGACGAGGCGGTGACGCTCATCCTAGCGGGACACGAAACCACCGCGAACGCGCTGACCTGGGCCTTTTACCTCCTCGCGCAGCACCCCGAGGTCGAGGCGGCGCTGCGCGAGGAGGTGGCGCGCGTCCTGGGCGGGCGCGCGCCGACCTTCGCCGACCTGAGCGCGCTGCGCTACACCGACCTCATCGTCAAAGAGACCATGCGCCTCTTTCCCCCCGCCCCCGAGATCGGCCGCCTCGCGACCGAAGAGGTCGCGCTCGGCGACACGGTGGTCCCCGCCGGGAGCATCGTCGTCATCCCCATCCACGTCGTTCACCGCGATCCGCGGTGGTTTCGCGAGCCCGAGGCGTTCCGACCGGAGCGCTTCGCCGACACCGCGGCGCTCCCCAAGTTCGCCTATCTCCCCTTCGGCGGTGGTCCACGCATCTGCATCGGCAACGCCTTTGCCCAGATGGAGGCGACGCTGCTGCTCGCGACCCTGATCCAGGGGCGCCGCTTGTGCCTAGCGCCCGGCCAGACGGTCACGCCGGAAGCGACGCTGACCCTAAGACCCAAGCGCGACCTTTTGATGCGCGTCTTGAGCGCCTAGGCGCCCGGGGCGAGCCGAGCGCGCATCAGGGGCGCGCCACGACCCAGACGCGCTCGGTTTCCGGAGTCGGCGCGTCGGCGTCTGGATAGGTGACCGCGCGCACCGAGGAGAAACCGGCAGCGCGCAGCAGCGCCTCGATCTCGGGCGGGTCGTAGGGGCGCTCGACATGCACCTCGGTAAAGCTGCGGCCCCCGCGCTCGCAGTAGGCGACCACCTGGGCGAGCCCGGTCGTTTCGTCAAACGTGTGCTCCCAGAGGTAGTACACGTCGTCCACCCACCCCTCGGCGCGCCCCCCCTCCCACAGCTCGCGCAACCCGTGGGTCGTGTTGACGTCGAAGACGAACGCCCCGTGGGGCTCGAGGTGCGCCAAGACGCGCTCCCCGCAGCGGCGAAGGTCACCGGGCTCGAGCAGGTTGTTGAGCGCGTCGAAGACCGACACCACGAGGTCGAAACGCCCCGGGAGGGAGAAGTCGGTAAAGGTCGCCCGCACAAAGCGCGCCTCCGGCAGTTTGCGGCGCGCCACCTCGAGCATCCGCTCGGCGGCGTCGAGCCCCACGACCTGCATGCCGCGCGCGACGAAGGGCGCCGCGGAGTTGCCGGTGCCGCAGCCGAGGTCTAAAAGGCGCGTGCGCGCCGGCGCGGGCAGCTCGGCACCGGCGCGCTGCGCGAGCTGCAGGATAAACGCTGCCCAGGCGTCGTACGCGATGTCGCTCATGATGGCGTCGTAGACGTCGGCGAGGCGGCTAAAGGGCGGCGGGACGTTCTGCGGCGGCACGCCCTCTACTTTAAGGCAGCCGGGGCGCAAGGGGGCGCTTCGGACGCCAGCCGAGGAGTAAGCTGGTCGTAGGAGGTCGGAGATGGATGCACGCGAGTTTCGCAACGCGCTGGGGCGGTTTGCTACCGGCGTCACGGTGGTGACGGTACCGAACGGCGAAGGGGTGCGCGGCATCACCGCCAACGCCTTTATGTCGGTGTCGCTCAACCCCCCGTTGGTGGTCGTCTCCATCGACAAAAAGGCGCGCGCCCACGCGCTCTTGCTCCAAGCCGAGCGCTACGGCGTCAGCATCTTGCGTGAGGACCAGGAGGCGCTCAGCAACCACTTCGCGGGGCTAGAGGGCGGCGCCGAACCCGCGCTCGGCACCTTTGCCGGCCTGCTAGTCGTCGAGGGGGCGCTCGCGCACCTCGTGTGCCGCACCGTCGACCGCCACGAAGCGGGCGACCACACCCTTTTCATCGGCGAGGTCGAAGCGCTGCGCTACCGCGAGGGGCGCCCGCTCCTCTACTTTAGGGGCAAGTACGGGCACTTCCGGCACCCCGAAGAGGCGCCCGAGCTGACCGTCTAGGGGCGCATCAGCAGAGCCCCTTAACGCCTCAGCGCCCCCCGGAAAGCGGCCCCCCTGACGTTGGGGGGCGCATGGGTCTCGGTACACTCCCCCTATGAAACTGCTTCAGCTCGAGTTCAACCACTTTTTCGAAGTCGTCGCCGAGACGAAACGGGCGCAGGCCGCCGTGATGACGCTGCCGCCGGGCCAGCGCACGGGCGGCGAGGACAACGTCCACGAAACGAG
This window contains:
- a CDS encoding choice-of-anchor Q domain-containing protein — protein: MNRPRSTTLATPLAPPSSGTLTTGVPKRPSPPRPRGLTLWLLLAFVLSACGGQKEVPELEPSARPRLVLVTETGVTPLAGRTVSERVTVRLQGAAAARGVAFFLSGPEGQRAPLHVAKRAPFDAAIDPSALRPGRYTLTATLTPSEGRRVQASATFRVQRAQRAAQTYYLDCHAGDDRHAGTTPERAWRTLSRAHRAELRAGDALLLKRGCAWRGPLEVRWHGTAERPVRVGAYGVGADPLIHDGAWVNVDVTGSHVVVEHVEATMDTTAMPRDPTCDDQPYGWRVGFHLAPGAEHVTLRHVKASGHTAGVHVAKGARYNRVVHSAFTHNTVMSQLSRAHPDDDSGAWGVLLNGDHNVVAYNRFGDNVGCSHDYGEDGAAVEVYGAVGNAVHHNLSVDDLAFSELGGERGSRTRDTLYAYNLVVSRRQGAQFLVLRGAQSAWGPTANTEVYHNTVYLTGARSEGLVCYGGCSEGVLAAHNNVFWVEHKAIYADGPFSESHNLFWRSGGDPWLDLTGTRLHATSKIARPRFVDPDAIDFRPRPDSPTVDAGAPLARSFGADLGGVPVPQRGAADIGAYEWDGPLRASF
- a CDS encoding Hsp20/alpha crystallin family protein, with translation MPVQRWDLTEGAGSLFREFDRLFEQLASPMLNTSSWAYGYPVDLYETADNVVLEMAVPGVHVQDLDVSVEGRQLTISGTLPNVADEGRRYWLQTIPRGQFSRTVSLPASVELDNIQASVHEGLLTLTMPKAAAAKARKIEITSG
- a CDS encoding cytochrome P450 gives rise to the protein MTTLFPRHPVWGDLPAYRRDPLGFGRTLTAQRRVARARFFTKRVFFITEPELIHQVLVRDAAKFRKSPAYKVLEPTLGQGLLTSDGDFWRRQRRLAQPAFHHARVASYADIMVRYAQERRASWRPGQLLAINHEMMALTLRVVAKALFDTDITAQAGRVKEALETLLHVATETITTPIPLPAWLPTPRNRRSQRATRALDEIVYEMIDARRRSGDDTGDLLSMLLAAVDDEGQGMSDKAVRDEAVTLILAGHETTANALTWAFYLLAQHPEVEAALREEVARVLGGRAPTFADLSALRYTDLIVKETMRLFPPAPEIGRLATEEVALGDTVVPAGSIVVIPIHVVHRDPRWFREPEAFRPERFADTAALPKFAYLPFGGGPRICIGNAFAQMEATLLLATLIQGRRLCLAPGQTVTPEATLTLRPKRDLLMRVLSA
- a CDS encoding class I SAM-dependent DNA methyltransferase — protein: MPPQNVPPPFSRLADVYDAIMSDIAYDAWAAFILQLAQRAGAELPAPARTRLLDLGCGTGNSAAPFVARGMQVVGLDAAERMLEVARRKLPEARFVRATFTDFSLPGRFDLVVSVFDALNNLLEPGDLRRCGERVLAHLEPHGAFVFDVNTTHGLRELWEGGRAEGWVDDVYYLWEHTFDETTGLAQVVAYCERGGRSFTEVHVERPYDPPEIEALLRAAGFSSVRAVTYPDADAPTPETERVWVVARP
- a CDS encoding flavin reductase family protein yields the protein MDAREFRNALGRFATGVTVVTVPNGEGVRGITANAFMSVSLNPPLVVVSIDKKARAHALLLQAERYGVSILREDQEALSNHFAGLEGGAEPALGTFAGLLVVEGALAHLVCRTVDRHEAGDHTLFIGEVEALRYREGRPLLYFRGKYGHFRHPEEAPELTV